A section of the Solea solea chromosome 17, fSolSol10.1, whole genome shotgun sequence genome encodes:
- the gjb7 gene encoding connexin 28.8: MNWGFLENVLSGVNKYSTVIGRIWLSVVFLFRILVYVAAAEQVWKDEQKDFVCNTKQPGCENVCFDHFFPISQVRLWALQLIMVSTPSLLVALHVAYRERREAKHKRKLYQDKGSIDGGLFCTYALSLVFKIAFEVGFLLTFYYLYNGFEVPALLQCSQSPCPNTVDCYISKPTEKKIFLYIMGCASILCITLNFAELLYITWKKLWRCFSRSFIPGKENAFIHSQPVSVKPTGNGEDSSTQPACTTDNQPVHNQE, encoded by the coding sequence atgAACTGGGGTTTTCTGGAGAACGTCCTCAGTGGGGTGAACAAGTACTCTACTGTGATTGGGCGGATCTGgctctctgtggtcttcctcttcagGATTTTGGTGTATGTGGCAGCAGCTGAGCAGGTGTGGAAGGATGAGCAGAAGGATTTTGTGTGCAACACCAAGCAGCCCGGCTGCGAGAACGTCTGCTTCGACCACTTCTTCCCAATCTCACAGGTGCGTCTGTGGGCTCTGCAGCTCATCATGGTGTCCACCCCGTCCCTGCTGGTTGCCCTGCACGTGGCCTACAGGGAGCGCAGGGAGGCCAAGCACAAGCGGAAACTGTACCAGGACAAAGGGAGCATTGATGGAGGTCTGTTCTGCACCTACGCACTCAGCCTGGTCTTTAAGATAGCGTTTGAGGTGGGCTTCCTGCTCACGTTCTACTACCTATACAATGGTTTTGAGGTGCCTGCTCTGCTCCAGTGCAGCCAGAGTCCTTGTCCCAACACAGTGGACTGTTACATTTCCAAACCCACAGAGAAGAAGATATTCCTCTACATTATGGGCTGTGCTTCTATTTTGTGTATCACTCTGAATTTTGCGGAGCTTCTCTACATCACATGGAAGAAGTTGTGGAGATGTTTCAGCAGAAGCTTCATCCCTGGGAAGGAGAATGCTTTCATCCACAGTCAACCTGTGTCTGTAAAGCCCACAGGAAACGGTGAGGACAGCAGCACACAGCCTGCATGCACCACTGACAACCAACCTGTTCACAACCAGGAGTGA
- the smim8 gene encoding small integral membrane protein 8, whose protein sequence is MSEKEAAKGKESPGEKGYRTPGLRGAKTTTLFRAVNPELFIKPNKPVMVFGLVTITLCVGYLGYLHAVKENDQELYEVIDSEGERYMRRKTSKWD, encoded by the exons ATGTCAGAGAAAGAGGCCGCTAAAGGGAAGGAGAGTCCCGGGGAAAAAGGCTACCGGACTCCCGGGCTGAGAGGAGCAAAGACTACCACACTGTTCCGAGCAGTCAACCCTGAACTCTTCATTAAAccc AATAAACCAGTGATGGTGTTTGGCCTGGTGACCATCACCCTGTGCGTGGGTTACCTGGGTTACCTGCACGCTGTGAAAGAGAACGACCAGGAGCTCTATGAAGTCATCGACAGTGAGGGGGAGAGATACATGAGGAGGAAGACTTCCAAGTGGGACTGA
- the ddx51 gene encoding ATP-dependent RNA helicase DDX51, with translation MSLFLVNRYLGEEEDGSISKESRSQALLAKLQQKAKEKQQQSLTQQRQQLPKELTQQQSVNKKRKAHKDSGQEITEHHKNNNKKKANVHDLDSDIHDEPVEQKKKKKKKQQMMEETEEEDVNDGQNPAGGSAEGLSGGQGDTEQEEAAAAAAEAENEKTSAPAGFKVVGGFENRPVQKVHRVLPQWLAQPDMIHRDIKNNLVSISDLSGLCSPLVKRLQENGIQHFFPVQAEVIPAILENMQRGLLIGRGGYKPRDICVSAPTGSGKTLAFVIPVIQVLMERVVCEVRALAVLPTKELAQQVCKVFTSYTEGTALKVVMLAGQRSFAAEQASLAEHRGDRRRSLADIVVATPGRLVDHINKNSGLCLQHLRFLIIDEADRMIDSMHQSWLSQVVKAVYKSGSDPRAMSIFRRTEPTHVTAASLSPPQMPLQKLLFSATLTQNPEKLQQLGLHQPRLFSSVHSHSTHKQDCFHFPQGLTEYYVPCMLSKKPLLLLHFILRMKLRPILCFTNSRETAHRLFLLVQLFGGVTAAEFSSRLSPGERKKRLKEFEQGKIQLLVSTDAAARGIDITGVKCVVNYDAPQYVRTYIHRIGRTARAGKAGLAFTFLLGVQEKKFLQMVVEAGSPGIQKQIVKPENLRSMEARFEVTLQELAKVIKSEKAR, from the exons ATGTCTCTGTTTCTTGTTAACAG ATATCTTGGGGAGGAAGAAGATGGAAGCATCTCAAAAGAATCTCGGTCTCAGGCGTTATTGGCAAAACTGCAGCAGAAGGCAAAAGAGAAGCAGCAACAAAGTTtgacacaacagagacaacaaCTGCCCAAGGAACTAACCCAACAGCAGAGTgtcaacaagaaaagaaaagctcacAAGGACAGTGGTCAAGAGATCACTGAACAccacaagaacaacaacaagaagaaagCTAATGTACATGATCTGGACTCTGACATCCATGATGAGCCTGttgaacagaagaagaagaagaagaagaagcagcagatgatggaggagacagaagaggaggatgtCAATGATGGACAGAATCCTGCAG GCGGCTCAGCTGAAGGTCTTTCAGGAGGACAGGGGGACACAGAgcaagaagaagcagcagcagcagcagcagaggcagaaaaCGAGAAAACTTCGGCTCCAGCTGGATTCAAAGTTGTAGGAGGGTTTGAAAACAGACCTGTCCAAAAG GTGCACAGGGTCCTGCCTCAGTGGCTCGCTCAGCCTGACATGATTCACagagacattaaaaacaacctgGTGTCCATCTCTGACCTCTCTGGACTCTGTTCACCGCTTGTGAAAAGACTACAAGAAAATGGAATTCAACACTTCTTCCCAG TGCAAGCAGAGGTCATCCCTGCCATCTTGGAGAACATGCAGAGAGGACTGCTGATTGGACGTGGTGGCTACAAGCCCAGAGATATCTGTGTGTCTGCGCCTACAGGAAGTGGCAAGACGCTAGCATTCGTCATACCTGTCATACAG GTGCTGATGGAGAGGGTGGTGTGTGAAGTGCGGGCTTTGGCTGTGTTGCCAACCAAGGAGCTGGCTCAGCAG GTTTGCAAGGTGTTCACATCCTACACCGAGGGAACTGCTCTGAAAGTGGTCATGCTGGCCGGTCAGAGGTCCTTTGCTGCAGAGCAGGCTTCACTCGCAGAACACAG AGGCGACAGGAGACGCAGTTTAGCAGACATTGTTGTGGCGACTCCTGGACGACTGGTGGATCACATCAACAAGAATTCAGGCTTGTGTCTCCAGCACCTGAGATTTCTG ATCATTGATGAGGCAGACAGGATGATTGACAGCATGCACCAGTCTTGGCTCAGTCAGGTGGTAAAGGCCGTCTACAAATCAGGAAGTGACCCCAGAGCCATGTCCATCTTCAGGAGAACTGAACCAACACATGTTACAGCAGCCAG TCTGTCTCCACCTCAGATGCCTCTACAGAAGCTGCTGTTTTCTGCCACACTCACGCAGAACCcggagaagctgcagcagctgggcCTCCACCAGCCCAGACTCTTCAGTTCTGTCCACAGTCACTCCACCCACAAACAAGACTGCTTCCACTTCCCCCAAGGTCTGACG GAGTATTATGTTCCCTGTATGTTGAGCAAAaagcctctgctcctcctccacttcaTCCTACGAATGAAGCTCCGCCCCATCCTCTGTTTCACCAACTCCAGAGAGACTGCACACAG GCTCTTCTTGCTGGTGCAGCTGTTTGGTGGAGTTACTGCTGCAGAGTTCTCTTCTCGTCTCTCTCCCGgcgagaggaagaagaggctgaAGGAGTTTGAACAAGGAAAGATCcaact GTTGGTCAGCACAGATGCAGCAGCCAGAGGCATCGACATCACCGGAGTGAAGTGTGTGGTCAATTATGACGCACCACAGTACGTCAGGACGTACATTCACAG AATTGGAAGAACAGCACGAGCAGGAAAAGCAGGCCTCGCCTTCACCTTTCTACTCGGAGTACAG GAGAAGAAGTTTCTTCAGATGGTGGTGGAAGCAGGAAGCCCTGGGATTCAGAAACAGATCGTTAAACCTGAGAACCTCCGCAGTATGGAAGCCCGGTTTGAAGTAACCCTGCAGGAGCTGGCTAAGGTTATAAAG TCTGAGAAAGCCAGATga